The Rhododendron vialii isolate Sample 1 chromosome 8a, ASM3025357v1 genome has a window encoding:
- the LOC131298635 gene encoding uncharacterized protein LOC131298635: protein MCTYHKERGHYTMQCPPFKRYLEELAAAGHLNQWIDVWRNPLPPPPPIIGNLVSVIQGLVSEERAAELHLEIDRAVFSLPVCNVGVPGKRKWEDPGLGSLTFSSNDLKGVQHPHTDALVVTVGIDKSIVQRVLIDQGNSADLMFYSTFQSLGLSPAQLRTASTPLVSFTGAPVWPLGLITLPVRAGSRVLEIEFVVVASPSPYNVILGRTWLHEMKAVASTFHQVVKFVG from the coding sequence ATGTGCACATATCACAAGGAGCGCGGCCACTACACTATGCAATGCCCACCTTTCAAACGGTATCTAGAAGAGCTTGCAGCAGCTGGGCATCTGAATCAGTGGATTGACGTTTGGCGAAATCCACTTCCACCCCCTCCACCGATCATTGGAAATCTCGTAAGCGTTATACAAGGACTGGTTTCCGAAGAAAGAGCAGCCGAGCTTCATTTAGAAATTGATAGAGCCGTCTTCTCTTTACCCGTTTGCAATGTTGGCGTTCCAGGGAAGCGAAAATGGGAAGATCCGGGCCTCGGCAGCCTTACCTTTTCGTCTAACGACTTGAAAGGTGTGCAACACCCACATACGGACGCCCTCGTTGTTACTGTTGGTATCGATAAATCAATCGTTCAGCGAGTATTGATAGATCAAGGAAACTCGGCGGACTTAATGTTTTATTCAACATTCCAGAGCCTCGGATTATCTCCCGCTCAACTTCGGACAGCGTCCACTCCCCTCGTTAGTTTCACTGGAGCCCCGGTTTGGCCACTCGGCTTGATCACTCTCCCTGTACGGGCTGGATCACGGGTTCTTGAGATCGAGTTTGTGGTGGTCGCTTCTCCCAGTCCATACAACGTAATACTCGGCCGAACCTGGCTGCACGAGATGAAGGCAGTTGCTTCTACCTTTCACCAGGTGGTAAAATTTGTTGGATGA
- the LOC131335737 gene encoding uncharacterized protein LOC131335737 — protein MGYLYDAMDNAKEAIKMRFNNRLSLYGPYIRVIDARWDRQLHSPLHAADCFLNPAIYFKPSFKKKKEVDRGIIQALTVLVPDEHLQDQISAQIEEYKQATGDFNMPLAIRQREKLSPVSWWGQFGGLVPELQRFAIRVLSQCCSATGCERNWSTFEFIHSKKWNRLEHKRLNDLVYVRYNLKLRERIIRRMRDALDPISLENIDVLDDWVSEEPSLLGEEDIAWEIVEPPSLEALTLDEADQEPNFDDAADDFPNENESQYDYWDIGGHNDPYVYVE, from the exons ATGGGATACTTGTATGATGCAATGGATAATGCAAAAGAGGCAATTAAAATGAGGTTCAACAATAGGCTCTCTTTGTATGGCCCATACATTCGAGTGATTGATGCTAGATGGGATAGGCAACTTCATAGCCCTCTTCATGCTGCTGATTGCTTTCTTAATCCCGCAATATATTTTAAACCTtctttcaagaagaaaaaggaagttGATCGAGGAATCATTCAAGCTCTTACGGTCTTGGTGCCGGATGAGCATTTGCAAGACCAAATAAGTGCACAAATTGAGGAATACAAGCAGGCAACAGGTGATTTCAATATGCCCCTTGCTATTCGTCAACGAGAGAAACTATCTCCAG TTTCATGGTGGGGGCAATTTGGAGGTTTAGTTCCAGAGTTACAAAGGTTTGCTATTCGAGTACTTAGCCAATGTTGCAGTGCAACTGGATGCGAAAGAAACTGGAGTACATTTGAGTTTATCCATTCTAAGAAGTGGAATAGACTAGAACACAAAAGACTCAATGATTTAGTCTATGTGCGTTATAATTTGAAGCTTCGAGAAAG GATTATTAGGCGAATGAGAGATGCACTTGACCCGATTAGTCTTGAAAACATAGATGTGTTGGATGATTGGGTGAGTGAAGAGCCTAGTCTACTTGGCGAAGAGGATATTGCATGGGAGATTGTTGAACCACCATCTTTAGAGGCATTGACGTTAGATGAAGCTGATCAGGAGCCTAACTTTGATGATGCCGCTGATGATTTTCCAAATGAAAACGAGAGCCAGTATGATTATTGGGACATTGGAGGACACAATGATCCTTATGTTTATGTTGAATGA
- the LOC131335736 gene encoding uncharacterized protein LOC131335736 — translation MSSGPSMTSDHASSHAPSMTSAPAKSDDPAWAYGKLVLGKKNNIICLFCNNHLKGGGITRLKQHLAGVKGEVEACKNVPIDVKWQMNQTLEGYRQEKERRERISKAVGEGASYQALDEEEKESLLDKRTTTDTSGTKKKRSKTIGGFFAPRTTPGAQPSIKSALSSKQTIDEARMAVARWWYDANIPFNATLSPYYQPAIDAMLAVGPGFKGPSYHDLRCPLLNNSVHEIREYLLELREVWANYGCSIMSDGWTSQNQTPIINFLVYCPKGTMFLKSIDTSGLVKDADTLFGIFREIVELVGPSNVVQFVTDNEAAYKAAGKRLQAHYGSFYWSPCAAHCLDLMLENFAKPQHFPHIDATIQKAKKVTRYIYNHAWVLNTMRKDFTNGKDLCRLDITRFATNFLSLQCLLNFKKELRQMFTSDKWLGSRYAKCNVGKEVAKILLEGR, via the exons ATGTCTTCGGGTCCATCAATGACAAGTGATCATGCTTCTAGTCATGCTCCATCAATGACTTCAGCTCCCGCAAAATCTGATGACCCTGCTTGGGCTTATGGTAAATtggttttgggtaaaaagaataATATCATTTGCCTCTTTTGTAATAATCATCTTAAAGGTGGTGGAATTACACGATTAAAACAACATCTTGCCGGAGTGAAAGGAGAGGTGGAAGCTTGTAAAAATGTGCCGATTGATGTAAAATGGCAAATGAATCAAACCCTTGAAGGGTATAGgcaagagaaagaaaggagggAGAGAATTAGCAAAGCAGTTGGGGAAGGAGCTTCCTATCAAGCTTTGGATGAAGAAGAGAAGGAGTCTTTACTTGATAAAAGAACGACCACAGATACATCGgggaccaaaaagaaaagaagtaagaCAATTGGTGGCTTTTTTGCTCCAAGAACAACGCCAGGTGCCCAACCTTCTATAAAAAGTGCATTGTCATCTAAACAAACCATTGATGAAGCAAGAATGGCGGTTGCTCGATGGTGGTATGATGCTAACATTCCATTTAATGCAACTTTATCTCCGTATTATCAACCGGCGATTGATGCAATGCTAGCCGTTGGACCGGGCTTCAAGGGTCCTTCATATCATGACTTGAGATGCCCTCTCCTGAACAATAGTGTTCATGAAATTAGAGAGTATCTTCTTGAACTTAGAGAGGTATGGGCAAATTATGGATGTTCAATTATGTCTGATGGATGGACAAGCCAAAATCAAACTCCGATTAtaaattttcttgtttattgTCCTAAAGGGACAATGTTTTTGAAGTCAATTGACACATCGGGGCTTGTTAAAGACGCAGACACACTGTTTGGTATTTTTCGTGAAATTGTTGAACTAGTGGGGCCAAGTAATGTTGTCCAGTTTGTTACGGATAATGAGGCTGCCTACAAAGCGGCGGGAAAGAGGTTACAAGCACATTATGGATCCTTCTATTGGTCTCCTTGTGCGGctcattgcttggacttgatgTTGGAGAATTTTGCAAAGCCTCAACACTTTCCGCACATAGATGCTACCATCCAAAAGGCTAAAAAG GTAACTCGATACATTTACAATCATGCATGGGTTCTCAACACAATGAGGAAAGACTTCACAAATGGTAAAGACCTGTGTCGTCTCGACATCACAAGGTTTGCTACAAACTTTTTAAGTCTTCAATGCCTTCTAAATTTCAAGAAAGAGCTTAGACAAATGTTCACTAGTGACAAATGGCTTGGATCTCGATATGCTAAATGTAATGTTGGGAAAGAAGTTGCTAAAATTCTTTTGGAGGGTAGATAA
- the LOC131298636 gene encoding replication protein A 70 kDa DNA-binding subunit B-like — MIKCENDITMIPVAERVEMHVDAQVPMEEQNREAGPPKDETIKVSHVSEKVGLHDNAQEPNEEINVEFNLPNGEVVQHQGDAKSLIEVSNVHVNCTTGDIMDVPYPYFTDLCQNGYLWRVKARLVRMVEVINPLLPSMTLRLILLDEQGHAMEAIVWPEEVAYFKEHLYEGRVYFLKSVEIMEADEKFKLVSYCYKMSFTDDTRVEHYVFKCDRIPLHWDFSIKLRDIHHFTNKYEQLIDVVGLVVNVTECRIARKRNSRVRDVVLLDPRYSDLFFHNIYSYNLKLIFVFYFKNNMTFVRLSLWNEIATREGTRMLDDLNSNNILFATGLKVKDFDGLYLTTCMKSKLYVNHSFRTDGIPKWLSDNKDTQRLVAWNRTCGFSIPQALIISNAKRVQIKQFVSMPNVQHYRILGRIEKIYEEHIWIYKCKTCFREVENQYGWFVCSQCGEDVETSAKYNVKIVVKDSTGSMELLVKDTKAEFILRCVPSDLKKLMLKENGVQILKKYLEQFYGRAYVFIIPAPQLMYHEYCASVEPSC; from the exons ATGATAAAATGTGAGAATGATATTACTATGATTCCAGTGGCTGAAAGAGTTGAGATGCATGTGGATGCTCAAGTACCAATGGAAGAGCAGAATAGAGAAGCAGGCCCACCAAAGG ATGAAACAATAAAGGTGTCACACGTGTCTGAAAAGGTTGGCTTGCATGACAATGCTcaagaaccaaatgaagagatAAATGTTGAATTCAACCTACCTAATG GTGAAGTAGTCCAACATCAAGGGGATGCAAAAAGCTTAATTGAAGTGTCAAATGTACATGTGAACTGCACAACTG GTGATATAATGGACGTCCCTTATCCTTATTTTACTGATTTATGTCAAAATGGATATTTATGGAGAGTAAAAGCTCGATTGGTAAGGATGGTAGAAGTGATTAATCCGCTTCTACCTTCCATGACGCTCAGATTGATCTTACTTGATGAACAG GGTCATGCCATGGAGGCCATTGTATGGCCCGAAGAAGTAGCCTACTTTAAAGAACATCTTTACGAGGGTAGGGTCTACTTTTTAAAATCTGTGGAGATTATGGAAGCTGATGAAAAGTTTAAATTAGTCTCGTACTGCTACAAGATGTCTTTCACCGATGACACAAGGGTAGAACACTACGTGTTCAAATGTGATAGAATCCCTCTTCATTGGGATTTCAGTATAAAATTACGAGACATCCACCATTTCACCAACAAGTATGAGCAATTGATAG ATGTGGTTGGATTAGTTGTTAACGTCACAGAATGTCGAATTGCTAGAAAACGAAATTCTAGGGTTAGAGATGTGGTGTTACTTGACCCAAGGTATAGTGACTTATTTTTCCATAACATATATTCATACAATTTGAAGTTAATCtttgttttctatttcaaaaacaATATGACGTTTGTTCGGCTTTCTTTATGGAATGAAATAGCAACAAGAGAAGGGACACGTATGCTTGATGATCTGAATAGTAACAATATTTTATTTGCTACGGGATTGAAGGTCAAAGACTTTGACG GTCTGTACCTTACCACTTGCATGAAGAGCAAACTATATGTGAACCACTCATTTCGTACTGATGGCATTCCTAAATG GCTCAGCGATAACAAAGATACACAAAGGTTGGTAGCATGGAATCGCACATGTGGATTCTCAATTCCACAGGCGCTAATAATATCAAATGCTAAGAGAGTTCAAATAAAACAATTTGTGTCCATGCCCAAT GTGCAACATTATCGCATATTAGGCCGCATTGAGAAAATATACGAAGAACACATATGGATTTATAAATGCAAGACGTGCTTTAGGGAAGTTGAAAATCAGTACGGTTGGTTTGTCTGTAGTCAATGCGGAGAAGATGTGGAAACATCagccaa GTATAATGTAAAGATAGTTGTGAAAGACTCCACTGGCTCAATGGAGCTCTTGGTGAAGGACACAAAGGCAGAATTTATCTTGCGATGTGTACCATCCGATTTGAAGAAGTTAATGTTAAAG GAAAATGGAGTGCAGatacttaaaaaatatcttGAGCAATTTTATGGACGTGCATATGTGTTTATTATTCCTGCTCCACAACTTATGTACCATGAATATTGTGCCTCTGTGGAACCTTCGTgttaa